A section of the Streptomyces xinghaiensis S187 genome encodes:
- a CDS encoding HlyD family efflux transporter periplasmic adaptor subunit, producing MQFRHKALSKLQSPEELDIPVRFARPQGLLVLVVTLLVMAGAAFWAVTGSVSSRLESPGVLTRAGGSYVLQSPFAGQVTEVLAREGDSLPAKAPVLAVSTEQGTRAVRTVEAGRITSLVAETGSVITPGAQVATVERVQDRDEPLVAMLYVPGGKGSPVPVGARVDLTVQSAPAQQFGVLKGRVKTVGRVPQTAQRIAGFLGSAELAERFSADGPAVAVLVELERAAGTPSGYAWSREDGPPFAIESTTPVSGAIHLTAERPVDWLLP from the coding sequence GTGCAGTTCCGCCACAAGGCGCTGTCCAAGCTGCAGTCACCCGAAGAGCTCGACATTCCGGTGCGCTTCGCACGGCCCCAGGGCCTGCTGGTGCTGGTGGTCACGCTCCTCGTGATGGCGGGGGCGGCCTTCTGGGCCGTGACCGGTTCCGTCTCGTCCCGGCTGGAGTCCCCGGGGGTGCTCACCCGCGCCGGGGGCAGTTACGTCCTGCAGAGCCCGTTCGCCGGGCAGGTGACCGAGGTCCTGGCCCGCGAGGGCGACAGCCTCCCCGCCAAGGCGCCCGTGCTGGCCGTCAGTACGGAGCAGGGCACCCGTGCCGTCCGCACCGTGGAGGCGGGCCGGATCACCTCGCTCGTCGCCGAGACCGGCTCCGTCATCACCCCCGGCGCCCAGGTGGCGACCGTCGAGCGCGTCCAGGACCGGGACGAGCCGCTGGTGGCCATGCTCTACGTCCCCGGCGGCAAGGGCTCACCCGTGCCGGTGGGCGCCCGCGTCGACCTCACCGTCCAGTCCGCGCCCGCCCAGCAGTTCGGTGTGCTGAAGGGGCGGGTGAAGACCGTCGGCCGGGTGCCGCAGACCGCGCAGCGCATCGCGGGCTTCCTCGGCAGCGCCGAACTGGCCGAGCGGTTCTCCGCCGACGGCCCGGCCGTGGCCGTCCTCGTCGAGCTGGAGCGGGCCGCCGGGACGCCGTCCGGCTACGCCTGGTCGCGCGAGGACGGCCCGCCGTTCGCGATCGAGTCCACCACGCCGGTGAGCGGCGCCATCCACCTCACGGCCGAACGTCCCGTCGACTGGCTGCTGCCATGA
- a CDS encoding DMT family transporter has translation MVAALLVACAIVSEVVATLALRASNGFSRLGPSAVVVVGYMLAFVLLAQALKTLNVGPVYAIWSGVGTVGAFIGGVLLFGEEARPTTLIGVGLVVAGVLVMNLGGGLKH, from the coding sequence ATGGTTGCGGCGTTGCTGGTCGCCTGTGCGATCGTCTCCGAGGTGGTCGCCACCCTCGCGCTGCGCGCCTCGAACGGCTTCAGCCGGCTCGGGCCCTCGGCCGTGGTCGTGGTCGGATACATGCTCGCCTTCGTGCTCCTGGCGCAGGCGCTCAAGACCCTCAACGTGGGTCCCGTCTACGCCATCTGGTCCGGCGTGGGGACGGTGGGGGCGTTCATCGGGGGCGTTCTGCTGTTCGGCGAGGAAGCCCGCCCCACGACGCTGATCGGCGTCGGGCTGGTGGTCGCCGGGGTCCTGGTGATGAATCTCGGCGGCGGCCTGAAGCACTGA